A genome region from Cyanobacteriota bacterium includes the following:
- a CDS encoding glycosyltransferase family 2 protein: MSVNELLQKQNDGGMAPCLFVLIPVFNEEASVVLAISEIKEVLSSLKNKYKTRIIIINDGSTDKTRQELEKIEVDKIITHTKNRGLGAAVRTGLNYAKLHGADFVIKIDADLQHDAKDILKLMNLLETDQIDLVYGNRFLGLEYKMPLIRLIGNKVFNKIMSFITGWNIEDGQPGLFGLNRQYLSCFDFQGDYNYTQQLLLDASHKNMRFLQTPISFRKRAYGDSFISFVYPFIVCYQIIVMMLGRLCGKR; the protein is encoded by the coding sequence ATGTCAGTTAACGAATTATTACAGAAACAGAACGATGGAGGCATGGCCCCTTGCTTATTTGTTTTGATACCAGTGTTTAACGAAGAAGCCAGTGTGGTTCTGGCTATATCCGAAATCAAAGAAGTTCTTAGTAGCTTAAAAAATAAATACAAGACACGGATCATAATTATTAATGATGGATCAACGGATAAAACTAGACAGGAATTGGAAAAGATAGAAGTTGATAAAATAATCACGCATACTAAAAATAGGGGACTAGGAGCTGCTGTTAGAACGGGATTGAATTATGCTAAGCTACATGGTGCTGATTTTGTGATTAAAATAGATGCTGATCTTCAACATGACGCAAAAGACATACTTAAACTAATGAACTTACTAGAAACAGATCAAATAGATTTGGTTTATGGCAATAGGTTCCTTGGATTAGAGTACAAAATGCCTTTGATTAGATTGATTGGCAATAAAGTATTTAATAAAATAATGAGCTTTATTACTGGTTGGAATATTGAAGATGGTCAGCCTGGTTTATTTGGACTTAACAGACAATATTTATCATGCTTCGACTTTCAAGGTGATTATAATTACACTCAACAACTTTTGTTGGATGCTAGCCATAAGAATATGAGATTCCTTCAAACTCCTATTAGCTTCAGAAAAAGGGCTTATGGTGATTCTTTTATTAGTTTTGTATATCCATTTATAGTTTGCTATCAAATTATAGTGATGATGCTTGGGAGGCTTTGTGGTAAAAGATAG